In Synergistaceae bacterium DZ-S4, one genomic interval encodes:
- a CDS encoding DUF126 domain-containing protein, with protein MSEDMKVYKCRKIVKGSACGEAVVSTDAMCFYLTDPETGTVIERNHAIHGRSIANKILVLKSGKGSSVVQVDGFYQLWVKNNLPAAIILIDTEPVIVSSAVMVGCTMVDKMETDPYKVIEDGDYVEVDADRGEIRVRKKK; from the coding sequence ATGTCTGAGGATATGAAGGTCTATAAGTGCCGCAAGATAGTAAAGGGCAGCGCATGCGGCGAGGCCGTCGTCTCGACAGACGCGATGTGCTTCTACCTTACAGATCCCGAGACGGGGACAGTCATAGAGAGGAACCATGCGATCCACGGCAGGAGCATAGCGAATAAAATACTCGTGCTGAAGTCGGGAAAAGGCAGCTCCGTGGTACAGGTAGACGGTTTCTATCAGCTCTGGGTCAAAAACAATCTTCCTGCTGCAATAATCCTTATCGACACCGAACCGGTGATCGTATCCTCCGCAGTTATGGTCGGATGCACTATGGTGGACAAGATGGAGACCGACCCCTACAAGGTCATAGAGGACGGAGACTATGTCGAAGTCGACGCAGACAGGGGCGAGATCCGAGTAAGGAAAAAGAAATAG
- a CDS encoding PDZ domain-containing protein: MKEDLRPRLSAYIKDFCGLLRNGYPSGAKRQSKDLLLPLLSFLAGLIIASVICFFMEFSLLDRSAEAKHDLAAAISNRTPSLLNSLSADPYRDFYDLNPLGTLMPDRGSSEDMSYQIRDMSLAGTLPDIGAWIRGSSSTRFVLKGEEISGYKLDDVKYQEVTLIRGDQKHRLFMSISTGNLTPPQRVSDRPQQRNTVPKKAPPKEGHPGIEPASEGIEGVIPRELVDKLLMNPYDEIAKMRMVPAEGGGMQLARIDPDSVLGLVGVKKDDVIKAVNGVEITNLSDATNAVNSMMSGTRFDVKVERSGKPLELKYQVK, from the coding sequence GTGAAAGAAGACCTCAGGCCCCGTTTGTCCGCATATATAAAAGATTTTTGCGGCCTGTTAAGAAACGGATATCCCTCTGGCGCAAAGAGGCAGTCAAAGGATCTTCTTCTGCCACTACTCTCCTTTCTTGCCGGCCTGATCATCGCATCGGTGATATGCTTTTTCATGGAATTTTCCTTGCTTGATCGTTCTGCCGAGGCAAAACATGACCTTGCAGCGGCCATATCAAACAGGACCCCGTCCCTTCTCAATTCTTTGAGTGCCGATCCTTACCGGGATTTCTATGATTTGAATCCGCTGGGTACGCTTATGCCCGACAGGGGCAGTTCGGAAGACATGTCATATCAGATCAGAGACATGAGCCTTGCCGGAACGCTGCCCGACATCGGAGCATGGATCCGAGGCAGTTCCTCAACTCGTTTCGTATTGAAAGGCGAGGAGATCAGCGGCTATAAGCTGGATGATGTCAAATATCAGGAAGTCACCCTTATTAGGGGTGATCAGAAACACAGGCTGTTTATGAGCATCTCTACCGGCAATCTGACGCCCCCGCAAAGGGTCTCAGACCGCCCTCAGCAAAGGAACACCGTCCCCAAAAAGGCACCTCCCAAAGAGGGGCATCCCGGTATTGAACCTGCATCGGAAGGGATCGAGGGAGTGATCCCCAGAGAGCTCGTGGACAAGCTTCTGATGAACCCCTATGACGAGATCGCCAAGATGAGGATGGTGCCTGCCGAGGGCGGCGGCATGCAGCTGGCGAGAATAGACCCTGACAGCGTCCTCGGACTTGTCGGAGTCAAAAAGGACGACGTCATAAAAGCCGTAAACGGAGTTGAGATAACCAATCTCAGCGATGCCACGAACGCTGTCAATTCGATGATGTCGGGCACAAGGTTTGACGTGAAGGTCGAAAGGTCCGGCAAACCTCTGGAATTAAAATATCAGGTAAAATGA
- a CDS encoding TRAP transporter small permease — protein MTVSKFLDNFEEYFCVWTMAIMTVIVFIQVVMRYVFSNSLSWSEELARFIFLWLSWIGASYAVKERSHFRVEMFANMIKGKTRIYFEYMILIVWFVFSFFLAWQGTMLLIFLQETGQESAAMRIPMTWPYASVPVGCALMCLRLLVEFYKLHKNGLPAPASPAAEIME, from the coding sequence ATGACGGTGAGTAAATTCCTTGACAATTTTGAAGAGTACTTCTGCGTTTGGACTATGGCCATAATGACAGTTATCGTCTTTATCCAGGTCGTAATGAGATATGTTTTTTCAAACTCGCTCTCATGGAGCGAGGAGCTGGCCCGTTTTATCTTCCTCTGGCTCTCCTGGATAGGCGCCAGCTACGCAGTTAAAGAAAGAAGCCACTTCAGGGTCGAAATGTTCGCTAATATGATAAAAGGAAAAACACGCATATATTTCGAATATATGATTTTGATAGTATGGTTCGTCTTCAGTTTCTTCCTGGCATGGCAAGGGACGATGCTGCTGATATTCCTCCAGGAGACCGGGCAGGAATCTGCGGCGATGCGGATACCGATGACCTGGCCATATGCATCCGTGCCGGTGGGGTGCGCCCTCATGTGCCTGAGGCTTTTAGTCGAATTCTACAAGCTGCATAAAAATGGCCTGCCCGCACCTGCATCACCTGCGGCAGAGATAATGGAATAG
- a CDS encoding aconitase X catalytic domain-containing protein encodes MFLTDEEKRILDGAEGAGKQKAMEMLYALGVTFDAEKLIPIKRAHVALSGQEGDTYWCELLVEGGATCAVPPTTNPYWDTDYLTKFYDVTKEELDLANRTGEAYRKIGAILTYHCAPGVCSNVPFLGEHIAFSESSATPYVNGALGARSNRESSISALAAAVVGKTPYYGYHLDENRHGDILIEVDAELNECYDWGILGHCIGEMAGSLDPVLVFKNKVRPSQEDFLYFGAEAATSGAVAMYHMVGITPEAPTLEAAFGGKKIPAPTALITNKTLKDQETKLTAATGDINLVMLGCPHYTYSQILEIERLFAGRKVNHNTAFWILAESGAVELAERSHLRQKLELLGVRMVGNTCIDEPCWKSFEGSLGVTDSPKCAYYRERRGQPFAIRRLSECVEAAIKGRLD; translated from the coding sequence ATGTTTCTGACAGATGAAGAAAAACGGATACTCGACGGAGCTGAAGGCGCGGGAAAGCAGAAAGCCATGGAAATGCTCTATGCGCTCGGAGTCACCTTCGACGCGGAAAAGCTTATCCCCATCAAGCGTGCCCACGTCGCGCTCAGCGGACAGGAGGGCGATACATACTGGTGCGAGCTCCTTGTAGAGGGAGGCGCGACATGCGCTGTTCCGCCTACGACCAACCCCTACTGGGACACGGACTACCTGACAAAATTCTATGACGTTACAAAAGAGGAACTTGATCTGGCTAACCGCACAGGAGAGGCATACCGCAAAATCGGCGCGATACTTACATATCACTGCGCCCCCGGAGTATGTTCCAACGTTCCCTTCCTGGGAGAGCACATAGCATTTTCAGAGTCCAGCGCGACACCCTATGTCAACGGAGCACTGGGTGCCCGTTCCAACCGCGAATCATCAATAAGTGCGCTGGCTGCCGCGGTAGTCGGAAAGACTCCATATTACGGTTACCACCTCGACGAAAACAGGCACGGGGACATTCTTATTGAAGTCGATGCCGAACTTAACGAATGCTACGACTGGGGGATACTCGGGCACTGCATCGGAGAGATGGCAGGATCGCTTGACCCTGTCCTTGTATTCAAAAACAAAGTGCGCCCATCACAGGAAGACTTCCTTTACTTCGGAGCAGAGGCCGCAACAAGCGGAGCCGTGGCTATGTATCACATGGTCGGCATCACACCTGAGGCACCCACTCTAGAAGCAGCTTTCGGCGGCAAAAAAATACCGGCTCCCACAGCGCTTATTACAAATAAAACACTTAAGGACCAGGAGACAAAACTTACAGCAGCTACAGGGGACATCAATCTGGTAATGCTTGGCTGCCCTCACTACACATACAGCCAGATCCTTGAAATAGAAAGGCTCTTCGCGGGAAGGAAGGTCAACCACAACACTGCCTTCTGGATACTGGCCGAATCCGGCGCCGTTGAGCTTGCCGAGCGTTCGCACCTCCGCCAGAAGCTGGAGCTTCTCGGAGTCCGCATGGTAGGAAACACATGCATCGACGAACCCTGCTGGAAATCATTCGAAGGCAGCCTTGGCGTGACAGACTCTCCTAAGTGCGCATACTACAGAGAGCGCCGCGGACAGCCATTTGCTATCCGCAGACTTTCAGAGTGTGTCGAGGCAGCAATAAAAGGGAGGCTGGACTAA
- a CDS encoding TRAP transporter large permease has translation MEAIILFSILIVTIALSIPIGITLGLSTCIAMLMTSDIPMIMLAQKSVTGLDSFPLLAIPFFILAGALMCNGGISRRLVALAESLVGYIVGGLAMVTVLACMFFAAISGSGPATVSAIGSFMIPSMKERKYDAGFAAAITAAAGTIGVIIPPSIPFVIYCVVAQCSIGDMFIAGIIPGIIIGIALMLVCYITARKRNYKTMTDRPRFSEVSKAFKESFWALLVPLIILGGIYGGIFTPTEAAVVAVVYSVIIGKFVYHELDMRSLYDCLKSTGLINGATSFLIGLSMAFASYLAMAQIPAKMAAWLTTFVDSPFLLLMIINVFLLIIGCFVDNIAAVIILTPILLPVVKMIGIDPIHFGLIITVNLACGFISPPYGINLFVASAISGESIESISKEIIPAFVAMVGCLMLFTYFPIFTMGLLQVIR, from the coding sequence ATGGAAGCTATTATCCTCTTTTCCATCCTTATCGTCACAATAGCACTCAGCATTCCCATAGGCATCACTCTCGGGCTTTCAACGTGCATTGCCATGTTGATGACATCCGACATACCTATGATAATGCTTGCCCAGAAATCCGTTACGGGGCTCGATTCGTTCCCGCTGCTGGCAATACCGTTCTTCATACTTGCAGGCGCTCTTATGTGCAACGGAGGCATTTCACGCAGGCTTGTCGCCCTCGCTGAAAGCCTTGTCGGCTACATCGTAGGAGGCCTTGCTATGGTAACGGTCCTTGCCTGTATGTTCTTTGCTGCCATTTCCGGTTCCGGACCGGCCACAGTCTCGGCCATCGGATCCTTTATGATCCCTTCGATGAAGGAAAGGAAGTACGATGCCGGTTTTGCCGCGGCTATTACAGCTGCTGCAGGCACGATCGGAGTCATAATACCTCCGAGCATTCCATTCGTGATCTACTGTGTAGTCGCGCAGTGTTCGATAGGCGACATGTTCATTGCCGGCATCATCCCCGGGATCATAATAGGCATAGCGCTGATGTTAGTCTGCTATATAACTGCAAGGAAGCGCAATTACAAAACCATGACAGATCGTCCGAGATTCTCTGAGGTCTCCAAAGCGTTCAAAGAATCTTTCTGGGCACTGCTTGTCCCCCTGATCATCCTCGGGGGCATATACGGCGGCATCTTTACCCCCACCGAAGCGGCAGTCGTAGCTGTCGTCTATTCTGTGATCATCGGGAAATTTGTATACCATGAGCTGGACATGAGATCGCTATATGACTGCCTCAAATCGACCGGACTCATCAACGGGGCTACATCATTCCTTATCGGGCTCTCAATGGCGTTCGCAAGCTACCTTGCAATGGCGCAGATCCCTGCAAAGATGGCAGCATGGCTGACTACCTTCGTTGACAGCCCCTTCCTGCTGCTTATGATCATCAACGTGTTCCTGCTGATCATCGGCTGTTTCGTGGACAACATAGCGGCCGTCATCATACTGACGCCGATACTTCTGCCTGTAGTCAAGATGATCGGTATCGACCCCATACATTTTGGGCTGATAATCACGGTCAACCTGGCATGCGGATTCATCTCACCGCCTTACGGGATCAACCTCTTTGTTGCTTCTGCGATATCGGGGGAGAGCATTGAGAGTATTTCAAAGGAGATAATCCCGGCTTTCGTGGCTATGGTCGGATGCCTTATGCTTTTCACCTACTTCCCGATCTTCACCATGGGGCTTCTGCAGGTAATAAGATAA
- a CDS encoding general secretion pathway protein GspK: MKIHCRRSSKNKGFILISVMISVTLLLTAATAFSWYARTEMQRAEAVSFIVRSRSIAEIACKYASKKIAQDNNGYDSRSEPLYAYNGVLRSEIDGFTLEVKIEPLDDKIPINGILLPDRVTIRSEYTGAWDKIWENVGFPWLAAVVLDFIDSDSSQKLEGSERNTSINRQLSDLTELRLIDEINDGVLWGTKDIPMGLAGYLTVYGSEKVNINTASPQVIAIMDEKIDIAQARNFAALRMMYPIRSLDDLKKIPNIPVEVITKLSNVIAFESSYFRLNINVSYGDKMERNFRIILKRENNSCSLVRWEE, from the coding sequence ATGAAGATTCACTGCCGACGATCCTCAAAGAATAAGGGGTTCATCCTCATATCAGTAATGATATCAGTCACGTTGCTCCTTACTGCCGCGACGGCATTTTCGTGGTACGCAAGGACTGAGATGCAAAGGGCAGAGGCAGTAAGCTTCATCGTCAGAAGCAGGAGCATTGCTGAGATAGCCTGTAAGTACGCATCAAAAAAGATCGCGCAGGACAATAACGGATATGACAGCCGATCTGAGCCCCTTTACGCTTATAATGGTGTATTGAGATCTGAGATCGACGGTTTTACCCTTGAAGTCAAAATAGAGCCCCTAGATGACAAAATCCCGATAAACGGTATTTTGTTGCCTGACAGGGTCACCATCAGATCCGAGTACACCGGCGCATGGGACAAAATATGGGAAAATGTTGGTTTCCCATGGCTTGCCGCGGTAGTTTTGGATTTCATTGACTCCGACAGCAGCCAGAAGCTGGAGGGAAGCGAAAGGAACACAAGCATCAACCGGCAACTGAGCGATCTCACCGAGCTCAGGCTGATAGATGAAATTAACGACGGGGTGCTGTGGGGAACAAAAGACATCCCCATGGGCCTGGCAGGATATCTAACCGTTTACGGCAGCGAAAAAGTAAATATAAACACCGCTTCCCCACAGGTCATAGCAATAATGGACGAGAAGATCGACATAGCCCAGGCACGGAATTTTGCCGCGCTTAGGATGATGTACCCCATAAGAAGCCTGGATGACCTGAAAAAGATCCCCAACATACCTGTTGAGGTCATTACAAAACTTTCTAATGTTATCGCTTTTGAAAGCTCTTATTTTCGTCTGAATATCAATGTATCATATGGAGATAAAATGGAGAGGAATTTCAGGATCATACTTAAACGGGAAAACAACTCTTGCAGCCTGGTGCGCTGGGAGGAATAG
- a CDS encoding prolipoprotein diacylglyceryl transferase, which translates to MFPVLFQYSFITIKTSYLFWTLSIVVFMFMTRHRAVNKYGLEHNGVTDAIVWTFFGAAGGALFFDLFGKAMLFITNDPSFAGFFPAELSSSGGILCGGLAGIYKSYREKIRWNDFADAAMIPAASAIAIWRLGCYFDGCCRGISLDSLPLPWFAVHYPNDHASIFRYPYPLIESAFMLGMMLFLAATEKLFFKKRAPGHTLLTPLFILAYGAFRLLTDHVREEGLRNGGVLIFALFVIIGSLASLFTIYRSVHKNR; encoded by the coding sequence ATGTTTCCGGTGCTATTCCAGTACTCCTTCATTACGATAAAGACGAGCTACCTCTTTTGGACTCTGTCCATCGTGGTCTTCATGTTCATGACCCGGCACAGGGCCGTGAATAAGTATGGCCTCGAACATAACGGGGTCACGGATGCTATAGTCTGGACATTTTTCGGGGCCGCGGGCGGCGCTCTCTTTTTTGATCTTTTCGGCAAAGCAATGCTGTTTATTACAAATGATCCTTCCTTCGCGGGCTTTTTCCCCGCCGAGCTCTCCTCTTCCGGCGGCATTCTGTGCGGGGGACTGGCAGGCATATACAAGTCATACAGGGAAAAGATCAGGTGGAACGATTTCGCGGATGCTGCAATGATACCTGCGGCATCCGCTATAGCCATATGGAGGCTGGGATGCTATTTCGATGGATGCTGCCGCGGGATCAGTCTCGACAGCTTGCCGCTGCCGTGGTTTGCCGTGCATTATCCAAATGACCATGCTTCCATTTTCAGATACCCATATCCCCTGATAGAATCAGCCTTCATGCTTGGGATGATGCTCTTTCTGGCCGCAACTGAAAAGTTGTTTTTTAAAAAGAGGGCTCCCGGCCATACTCTTCTTACTCCGCTTTTCATACTTGCTTACGGTGCTTTTCGTCTTTTGACCGATCATGTAAGGGAAGAGGGACTAAGAAACGGTGGGGTGCTGATCTTTGCACTCTTTGTCATCATCGGGTCTCTGGCATCTCTTTTCACGATATACAGGTCTGTTCACAAAAATAGATAG
- a CDS encoding TRAP transporter substrate-binding protein: MKKLFAVFMIMAVVAVFAGTAFAAPEYTIKVGYIGSDSHPTMKAMKEVFVKQVEEGSKGKIKVELYPNGQLGGDRELSEGVQMGTIQMAIPSSSPLAGFDKRIQALDLPYLFTTRKAAFEAVDGILGEKLNGYLAAKGILILGYQENGFRHVTNSKKPIKSPADLKGLKIRTMENPMHLAFFKALGANPTPMSWGELYTALQQGTVDAQENPYAMIDDGKFYEVQKYVSETGHVFSYEILIANKKFMDKLPADLNKLVVKAAKDATAKQRQLMEKEEGAFKEKVIKAGMKANSLTAEEKKPFVEATAKVYPMFEKDLGKDLMEIIKKVQK; the protein is encoded by the coding sequence ATGAAGAAGCTTTTTGCAGTATTTATGATCATGGCAGTAGTAGCAGTATTTGCGGGCACGGCTTTTGCGGCTCCGGAATACACCATCAAGGTCGGTTACATCGGTTCCGATTCGCATCCGACAATGAAGGCGATGAAAGAAGTCTTCGTGAAGCAGGTCGAAGAGGGTTCAAAGGGTAAGATCAAGGTCGAACTCTATCCTAACGGACAGCTCGGCGGCGACCGTGAACTTTCAGAAGGTGTACAGATGGGAACGATCCAGATGGCTATCCCCTCATCATCACCCCTCGCAGGATTCGACAAGAGGATCCAGGCCCTCGACCTGCCCTATCTCTTCACCACCAGAAAGGCAGCATTTGAAGCAGTAGACGGGATCCTTGGAGAGAAACTCAACGGCTATCTGGCTGCCAAAGGCATCCTTATCCTCGGTTATCAGGAGAACGGATTCCGCCACGTCACCAACAGCAAGAAACCCATCAAGAGCCCTGCAGACCTTAAAGGCCTGAAGATCCGTACTATGGAAAACCCGATGCACCTCGCATTCTTCAAGGCACTCGGAGCCAACCCCACGCCCATGAGCTGGGGAGAACTCTACACCGCTCTGCAGCAGGGAACTGTTGACGCGCAGGAAAACCCCTATGCAATGATCGACGACGGTAAGTTCTACGAAGTACAGAAGTACGTATCCGAGACGGGACACGTCTTCTCATATGAGATCCTTATTGCAAACAAGAAGTTCATGGATAAACTCCCGGCAGATCTTAACAAGCTCGTAGTCAAGGCCGCCAAGGACGCCACAGCGAAACAGCGTCAGCTTATGGAAAAAGAGGAAGGCGCATTCAAGGAAAAAGTGATCAAGGCAGGAATGAAAGCAAACTCCCTCACAGCAGAAGAAAAGAAACCCTTTGTAGAAGCAACTGCAAAAGTCTACCCGATGTTTGAGAAGGACCTCGGCAAGGACCTCATGGAAATAATCAAGAAGGTACAGAAGTAG
- a CDS encoding prepilin-type N-terminal cleavage/methylation domain-containing protein — protein sequence MIRHKGFTLIEILLAVGLAGIIAVAALTPLVFTVQSLETVQKGWGKNIKVMETAERIFSDTRNFARSSSFPVFRTVHKEGFTVREDDRLLVWSAAPVKENKAPGLIVYKIVSSSGLNKYKPGLYRWEIPGWRSAAKGSGEETGPTDLDTDSLKPEDGKMVLKDAEGLRFSVWSGESWADEYTGELPKAIRITITLNGRKQVYEDSLPTILKE from the coding sequence ATGATAAGACATAAGGGCTTCACATTGATAGAAATACTTCTCGCAGTCGGGCTGGCCGGCATTATTGCCGTTGCTGCCCTGACTCCGCTGGTTTTTACTGTGCAGTCACTTGAGACCGTCCAGAAGGGCTGGGGCAAAAACATTAAAGTGATGGAGACGGCTGAGAGGATCTTCAGCGACACAAGAAATTTTGCACGAAGCAGTTCTTTCCCCGTCTTTCGGACTGTTCACAAGGAGGGCTTTACTGTCAGGGAGGATGACAGGCTGCTTGTCTGGTCAGCCGCTCCTGTGAAGGAGAATAAAGCGCCTGGGCTGATAGTTTACAAGATCGTATCTTCATCAGGCCTCAATAAATATAAACCGGGACTCTACAGATGGGAGATACCGGGATGGAGGTCTGCGGCAAAGGGATCCGGTGAAGAGACGGGACCGACTGATCTGGACACAGACAGTTTGAAGCCGGAGGATGGCAAAATGGTGCTCAAGGATGCGGAGGGGCTGAGGTTCTCCGTCTGGTCAGGCGAGTCATGGGCCGATGAATATACGGGAGAACTCCCGAAAGCCATAAGGATAACGATAACGCTTAACGGGAGAAAACAAGTTTATGAAGATTCACTGCCGACGATCCTCAAAGAATAA
- the larA gene encoding nickel-dependent lactate racemase, producing the protein MRYDIPYGDRKEYFDAPQGSVIFEGKMTNIPAVKDFKGELISALESPIGTPPLKELAVDRKNIVFLVEDNTRSTPLDIIMPIITDYLNENGVPDNAMSFLTAPGTHRLMTDEEIIQKLGAEMVRRFKVVQHDANASEDMKDLGTVTAGDYKIPVHVNKYALEADLLVGIGNIVPHCDAGYSGGAKILQPGVCDFVTTSATHAAAGFCPDIPLGMADGNPCRMGMEEVAKIAGLAFIVNTVKNYEGEISGIFAGDFIKAHREGIKLAKISYSISVPEPADIVIVSSSPSDMDYWQACKGTSCAYFAVKEGGVMIFAAPCTEGLAHNHPHFREWLSLPMDEVLRRLAAASPEDVEADMVSAVLSVCNCRARDKAKIFCVSDGLTKEDLAAMQYTPFPNVQAALDEAMRLIPRATIGIIPKGGISLPIIENI; encoded by the coding sequence ATGAGATACGACATACCATACGGAGACAGGAAAGAATATTTTGATGCACCGCAAGGATCTGTCATTTTCGAAGGGAAAATGACGAACATCCCGGCGGTCAAAGACTTTAAGGGAGAGCTTATCTCAGCCCTTGAATCGCCGATCGGCACTCCGCCGCTCAAAGAACTTGCCGTAGACAGGAAAAACATCGTCTTTCTCGTTGAAGACAACACTAGAAGCACTCCTCTCGACATAATAATGCCCATAATCACAGACTACCTAAACGAAAACGGAGTCCCTGACAACGCCATGAGTTTTCTTACCGCGCCAGGCACTCACAGGCTTATGACCGATGAAGAGATAATACAAAAGCTCGGGGCGGAAATGGTAAGACGTTTCAAAGTGGTACAGCACGACGCCAATGCGAGCGAAGACATGAAGGATCTCGGTACAGTCACTGCAGGTGATTATAAGATCCCTGTACACGTAAACAAATACGCACTGGAGGCCGATCTCCTTGTCGGCATAGGTAATATCGTTCCGCACTGCGATGCCGGCTATTCCGGCGGTGCAAAGATCCTTCAGCCGGGAGTCTGTGACTTTGTTACGACATCAGCCACCCATGCCGCCGCTGGCTTCTGTCCCGATATACCACTCGGGATGGCAGACGGCAATCCATGCCGCATGGGAATGGAAGAGGTCGCAAAGATCGCAGGGCTTGCCTTTATCGTCAACACTGTAAAGAACTATGAGGGAGAGATCTCCGGAATATTCGCGGGAGACTTTATCAAGGCACACAGAGAGGGAATAAAGCTTGCGAAAATATCTTACAGTATAAGTGTGCCGGAACCTGCAGACATCGTAATCGTGAGCTCCTCACCCTCAGACATGGACTATTGGCAGGCCTGCAAAGGCACAAGCTGTGCATATTTCGCAGTAAAAGAGGGCGGTGTAATGATATTCGCTGCTCCCTGCACAGAAGGCCTGGCACACAACCACCCCCATTTCAGGGAATGGTTGTCGCTGCCCATGGACGAAGTCCTCAGAAGGCTGGCTGCGGCTTCCCCTGAAGATGTTGAAGCTGACATGGTCTCTGCAGTGCTTTCTGTCTGCAACTGCCGCGCCAGGGACAAGGCAAAAATATTCTGCGTCTCTGACGGCCTGACAAAAGAAGACCTTGCAGCTATGCAGTACACTCCCTTCCCTAACGTTCAGGCCGCTCTTGATGAAGCGATGAGACTGATCCCCAGAGCTACGATAGGCATTATTCCCAAGGGCGGCATTTCACTGCCGATCATAGAAAATATATAA
- a CDS encoding type II secretion system GspH family protein — protein MNVKRKRAFTLVEVMVAVVILSLTATAAIRLVMLGQEGLRGAKAEITLTQEAKAIRTGIMLGTVQTSGKRGDIIWETSDGTKEMFGENFGRLDFSGREQTNMIVINEDMRWKEIRVSNTKDERHIVIYMPYD, from the coding sequence ATGAACGTCAAGAGGAAACGCGCTTTCACATTAGTTGAAGTTATGGTGGCTGTGGTCATACTGTCCCTGACTGCAACCGCAGCGATAAGGCTTGTTATGCTTGGACAGGAAGGACTCAGAGGAGCAAAGGCCGAGATCACGCTGACACAAGAGGCAAAAGCTATCAGGACAGGTATAATGCTGGGAACAGTACAGACGTCAGGCAAACGCGGCGATATAATATGGGAAACGTCTGACGGGACAAAGGAAATGTTCGGCGAGAATTTCGGGAGGCTTGACTTTTCCGGCCGGGAACAGACAAATATGATCGTTATCAATGAAGATATGAGATGGAAAGAGATCAGGGTCAGCAACACGAAAGATGAGCGGCACATCGTCATATATATGCCCTATGACTGA